ATTGCCATTCAAGAGAACGGGCTTTTCGTCCGACCATGGGGCAGAAGCCCCCCTTCTCAGTCTCGGCCCACTCTTTCTTGACCTTAACCTTCGTTTTCCCGTTGAGCATCGTTGTAGAAAAAAAGGAGTCTGACCCCAGATTTCTGAAATTTCATCTTCATTGCCTTTGCTCCTTCGAGCTATCGTCATCGCGTTATTCACGGCCTCCCGTTGGAGCGAGACCGTCGCTCCGAAATCTATCTCCATGCGAGAGATAGTAAGGCGAAGAAGGCCGCTGCGCGTGAAATCACGCTTTCGCTGACACCAATTGCTGGACGAGGGCCTTCACGAGACGCGGCAGGTCGTAGGGAAAGCGGGCGGTGATGAGATTGCCGTCGACAACGCAAGGCTCATCCGAGACCACGGCACCGGCATTCTCCAGATCGATCTGGATGTTCCAGACGGCGGTGGCGCGCTTTCCCTTCAGGATCTTTGCGCTGACCATCACCCATTGGCCGTGACAGATGGCCGTCGGGTTTTCCGGCTTCATACATCGCGCGCACCAAGGCCAGCGCGTGCTTGTCCATGCGTAGCGCGTCCGGATTCCAGCAGCCGCCGGGCAAGAGGATGGCATCGTAATCCGCCGCCTTGGCCTCATCCGTGTAG
This genomic interval from Rhodospirillaceae bacterium contains the following:
- a CDS encoding DJ-1/PfpI family protein, with the protein product MKPENPTAICHGQWVMVSAKILKGKRATAVWNIQIDLENAGAVVSDEPCVVDGNLITARFPYDLPRLVKALVQQLVSAKA